CGAGTGTCACGTGGCTTTTACAGGATCCATTGTGAACAGGGTGGCCCTCGATCACCGCTTCCAGGATGGGGAATTTCTGGGCGAAGTCCCCGTCCAGCTTGTGGTCATACACCAGGGGGTAGGTGTAAGTCAGCTGCTGGCCTGGagaatgggaggaggaggaggaagaagtttTAGGGGCTGTTTGCCTTCTGCCCCAGGGACCAGAAGCTTGCCCTGCCCCACTGTCCCCACTCACCAATCTTGGTGAACTCAGCAGAGGGAAAAGAGACGCAGAGCAGGGTCTGGCCATACCTTCTGGCGGTCTGAGGCCAGCTGTAGGCGGCCGAGGAGGCAGGTGGAGGGAAGCGGGGGACGCTGTGAATCAGCCAGAACCCCCCATCTTGGTCCAGGAGCAGCACCCCTGAGCCAGAAGAGGGGAGAAATGGAGGGGGGTGGTCTCCAGGCATCGTGGCAAGCACACCTGCCACCCTGATCGCCCGCAGTTTGCAGTTGGGCTTGGAGGGGGCAGAGCAGTGATCACTACAATGGAGATGGGTTTCCCCAGCAGtcaattctcagggtttgggGGAATGACAACTCTAAATGTAAGATGAGGACGACAGGGCCCCGACCCAGGTCAGGGATCATCTGGGGCAAATGCACAGGGAAAGCAGAGCTCACCTTTCGTGTGTCCACGGCTGGAAGTGTCCCGAGCTCCGCTGGGCTTGGGCGGCTGGTCATTGTAGAGCACGAAGGCGAGCTGGAGGGGACGCCCGGGGACCACGTGAAGTTTCTCCCCAGGCGGGGCTCAGCCGCGGGTCCCACCCCAGATTGGGCCCGGCGCCCCTTCACCTGGCTGGCGTTGCTCCGGTACAAAGGCCACAGGCTGCGGCCGACGGCCCCCGCCGAGCTGTCGATGGGCCCCACGCCGTCGCGCCAGCCCCCCGAATCCGCGTCCAGGTACTTGTACAGCAGCCCGCTCTGCGCCTCCTCCCCGGCCCCGCTGTTGGCCGGCAGCTTGTAGACCACGAACCTGCAGGGTGGGGAGCAGACAGAAGCGGGGAACCCCGGGCCTCAGAGTGGGGCGCAGCAATCCGGGGGTGGCACCCCTGGCGCGCGCGCCCCGAGGGGAGGGTCTGCGCCCGCGCACTCACCAGTCC
Above is a window of Choloepus didactylus isolate mChoDid1 chromosome 25, mChoDid1.pri, whole genome shotgun sequence DNA encoding:
- the DNASE2 gene encoding deoxyribonuclease-2-alpha: MAALLSLLLAALSGGPAGALTCYGDAGQPVDWFVVYKLPANSGAGEEAQSGLLYKYLDADSGGWRDGVGPIDSSAGAVGRSLWPLYRSNASQLAFVLYNDQPPKPSGARDTSSRGHTKGVLLLDQDGGFWLIHSVPRFPPPASSAAYSWPQTARRYGQTLLCVSFPSAEFTKIGQQLTYTYPLVYDHKLDGDFAQKFPILEAVIEGHPVHNGSCKSHVTLVSQGKTAFQSFAKSRKFGDDLYSGWLAPALASSLQVQFWPNTPGLLHSNCSGAQQVLDVTQTAFPGPTGPTFNSTEDHSKWCVAVNGPWACVGDMNRNVGEQHRGGGTLCAQFPTLWKAFKPLVKTCEPCGKPHRT